From one Eucalyptus grandis isolate ANBG69807.140 chromosome 9, ASM1654582v1, whole genome shotgun sequence genomic stretch:
- the LOC120288044 gene encoding mitogen-activated protein kinase kinase kinase 18-like — MDWVRGREIGHGGFATVHLAAPAETCPSDRPPLMAVKSCDAALSSSLRHERRVLSELGDCPRIVRCFGHSLTSERSGQELYNVLLEYAAGGSLADRLKSRGKPLSEAEIRRHTRSILEGLEFVHSKGFVHCDVKLQNILVFPNGGDEVKIADFGLAKRADERLLKGRKQGGLEWRGTPMYMAPESVNCNEYEPASDVWALGCAVVEMATGRPAWGSRAESNAYALMIRIGVGDEIPEIPEGLSEQGKDFLMKCFAKNPEKRWTARMLLKHPFLAFDDEVVRNCGEVEFVDSSPRCHFDFQDWVSMQCSRTSWEAGSLWSSSDMDSDPSFVGEHATSEIWSDSSSAINRIGKLASPEKPNWEGSGGWVAVR, encoded by the coding sequence ATGGATTGGGTCCGAGGCAGAGAGATTGGCCACGGCGGCTTCGCCACCGTCCACCTCGCGGCGCCCGCCGAGACCTGCCCCTCCGACCGCCCTCCGTTGATGGCCGTCAAGTCCTGCGACGCGGCCCTGTCTTCCTCCCTCAGGCACGAGAGGCGGGTCCTGAGCGAACTCGGCGACTGCCCGCGGATCGTCCGCTGCTTCGGCCACTCGCTTACTTCTGAGCGCAGCGGCCAGGAGCTCTACAACGTCCTCCTCGAGTACGCCGCCGGCGGCAGCCTCGCCGACCGCCTGAAGTCCAGGGGGAAGCCCCTCTCGGAGGCCGAGATCAGACGCCACACGAGGTCGATCCTGGAGGGCCTGGAGTTCGTCCACTCCAAAGGGTTCGTCCACTGCGACGTCAAGCTCCAGAACATCCTCGTATTCCCCAACGGCGGCGACGAAGTCAAGATCGCCGACTTCGGCCTCGCGAAGAGAGCGGATGAGCGGTTGCTGAAGGGCAGGAAACAGGGTGGACTCGAGTGGCGGGGGACGCCAATGTACATGGCGCCCGAGTCGGTGAACTGCAACGAGTACGAGCCGGCCTCGGACGTCTGGGCGCTCGGATGTGCGGTGGTGGAGATGGCGACGGGGAGGCCGGCGTGGGGGTCGCGAGCCGAGTCGAACGCGTACGCCCTTATGATCAGAATCGGAGTCGGAGACGAAATCCCGGAGATTCCCGAGGGACTGTCGGAGCAGGGGAAGGACTTCTTGATGAAGTGCTTCGCAAAGAACCCAGAGAAGAGGTGGACCGCCCGTATGCTCTTGAAGCACCCCTTCCTTGCATTCGACGACGAGGTTGTAAGAAACTGCGGAGAAGTCGAATTCGTGGATTCCTCTCCGAGGTGCCACTTCGATTTCCAAGACTGGGTTTCGATGCAATGTTCAAGAACGAGTTGGGAAGCGGGCTCGCTTTGGTCCTCCTCGGATATGGATTCTGATCCGTCGTTCGTCGGAGAGCACGCCACGTCGGAGATCTGGTCGGATTCTTCATCAGCGATTAATCGGATTGGCAAGTTGGCGAGCCCGGAGAAGCCTAATTGGGAAGGTTCCGGGGGTTGGGTCGCCGTTCGATGA